The DNA window AACCGTTGCCACCACCATACAAACCGACCGTTTCCTACCACACCAAAATGGTCACCCGTCCCTGAATTAGCAAACAACGGCCACATGTACAACCAACATCGAACCATCCGAAACAGTTAGGACAGGAATAGTTTACCGGGTAGGGGAAGGTAATTACGACACAAGGTCGGAGCACGCACCGTGCGGGCAAGACGCATGCAGAGCGAGATAAAAATAGGCAAAGCAAAGGTGGATAAAAAGGTAACACTACACATCAGGCGATATCTCTCATCCGGCCAGGCATTCGCGGTGGGGATGAATATGCTTCCTATTCCCCCCACAATGTGGGATTTAGCTGTTGTTGTTCAAGGGAACAACGGTGGCAATGCCGATGATAAGGAAATCATCCCGCCCTCGTGTTGACTTACTTTTGGTTTGTAACGGTCACCTTGGGGTATGGGTGTGGGGACACGATGGCACGGTGAGATGCCGTTTCCCGTTCTGGAACTCGCACACAACAACTTCTACAAGGTCACATACAAAGAATCGCATGATCAGCATATGAGGGTCACAACAGCTGGAAGGGAAAATGATGCGCGCACGCTTATAGTTCACATCAACGCGATTCGCGTTGAAGAGAACGCAACCAACTAAGCCATACAAAAAccttaccgaaaaaaaactatgccaAAAAGcactttgttttgctttagtcTCTCTTCACATTATAAGAACAGAGGAAGAAAAACCGCAAAGAAAACAGTCCAAGTACAGACCAAGAAGTCGAATGGTCCGAGCGAAAGggattttcactttcatcatATTCCGTACTACTTCCTCCGTTTACCTTGACCCACCGTTGCGCACATCTACGTAAGCAACGAAAGCAAAAGTGAAGCTTTTGGCGTCGAATACATTAAAAGAAGCTAATATGGAAAGCGATAACCGGCAGCTAAACATTTTACTGcagttatttttattctcaCTACacaattttgtattattgAGCTAAGTTAGTCCACCAGCGCTCCAAAGTATCTGTCTTTTTTTAATCGTCTAACAATAGTATAATGCTCCAATCGCGTGACCCATTTTTAGATTGATAAAGCGGGGGAAAAATAGCTCATGAAATGATTAAACCTGCTTCGCTGTTGTgccattaatttaattaatgtcaTTATAATTaagtttagtttgttttatagACAAGCTAatctacctttttttgttatttttaaatgagtCAAGCGATGGTGTAATGGAATCCCCACCAATTAAGtttagtttgtgttttttttgttatttttaaatgagtCAAGCGATGTAGTAAAGGAATCCCCACCAAGCTGCGGTGAGAAATCGCAACGATGAATCACACCTTTACTCGTGTAGATTAAACCGTTTGCTTAACCATACTAGAAAACCAAATATGCTTGCTTAGCAGATTAAATATGTATACAGTAGAATGCCGATTATTCGTGCTCATCCGAACTcagcccttgccggataagcgaatatcacggataataggcacaactctttttattgataaatattagtgtgtaatgggttgacttttttttctaaatctaaatgttattatattattcttaataatataatattctTTGGTGCACTTTGCAAACTAAATCTGTTCTGTTTGGTCGAACTTAAGtcaattgtatcatttcctattgaggcttttatgttttgctatcACCGGTTTGCAGTAAAAACAGAAGAACATCGATTTCTcgggggcggattaaccgtacGCCGGAAACAGTTGTTCAACCGttgtaattataaaataattttattttatgttctaaattttaattgttatttgtaaataatttgcttgaaTCATTTTTACCATTAAAAGGACCaccatagtatagtatatagatactatatagacggggcggcccggtggtgcatgtgataaacagcgccagtccacacgacaggaccgggttcaaatcccatctggaccgtcccccgtagcaaggactatccggctaagtggtaaaaataagtctagtaagccagaaatggccgccgtgacctgtaagatcgttaaagccaagaagagagatacactttatctagatatataaataaccttgatatttaagggactattatccgtggaaatcgattaaccggcatcagtccggtcccgagcattccggataatcgacgttccacTGTATGTCAAATCGCTTttagaactgtcatttccgagcagCATGGATAATGgaacagccggataaaagatACCCGGATAACTGGTGCTCAACTGTATTTGACAAgtttaaaagattttctaGATTGTTGAAGGTTCCATCAGCTTTCATTATATCCAATTATTATTCAGAATAATGTAGAATGAAGTTCTCAAATGAGCGCCGAAAAATACTACCCAAATCTACAATTACTTAATTATATATTGTAAGGCTTTTACTTGTATTAACGAGCAACTGGTTAAACACGTGATCGCCCACTTAAACATTACGAATGTTCTTCCGGtaacaagaacaaaatggtAAATGTTATAGTTTTTCAACCTTcatgttcgaaaaaaaagtattaaagaGTATTATATATGTTTTTGCTCCCTTTCCAATTAAGCTATTTATATAATGTATTTGTCGGTAtgtaagcaaacaacaaaccgcGTACTATATCTACAAATACGTAGTGCGATTGCGTACTCAATTATCTTGCAACGTTAACGTCACACATCGGATGACAATCTTACATGCCCACTACGAATTGTCGCTTCCTGTTCATGATATTTATTTCTCAATTACGTTTCTCTCATTCTCGGTATTAATCATCGGCTTTTGTTGCTGCGTATCGTACGATTCGGTGTTATCTGTGTTGGTGCGGGAACGAAACGTCGCAGAACAGGTGATTCCCATCACCCCCGCCCTCCCCCCGCCGGGCCCGccaccaacaaacaacaaaaccagctGATCTAACAAATGCCAATAGTCACAGTCGTAAGCGAACGGCGTACCAGCATCCGAGGTTAGGGGGGAACCGGGTTAATCATGGCACCGGATGCGATCGGAACGGCACTGTACAGTGAGAACAACAACCAGCACGAGAAGCCACAACAGCGACCGGTTATGATGAACGGTTCCCCGAGGGTTGACGAGCGCCATGACGTTGCTAACGGTGATGTGCAGCTCAAACacaaccagcaacaacaacaacaacaaccagcgGATGAGGATCGTTCTGCACGGCAATCGCTCATCATACTGGCGGCCATTTTCTTTACCAGCCTGTTTGCGATGTTGTACGTCTATGCAATGTTTCCCCAGCTGGAAGAGTAAGTTTGCTAGCCTTATATTAGTACAGCAATGCAACAGTTTCGCTATAACGTTGTTGTCTCTTTTATTAGGTCTGAAAAGCAAAACCTTAAGGTGCCGTTCGATATCGAGGATGCCAAGCAGCTGGGCCGTGTGCTCGATCGCTACAAGGATCTGTACAATGTTGAGGTGATGTTTGGCATCATACTGGTGTACATATTGTAAGTAATTAGACAATACGTTCATGCCTGCTATCGCTTGTTTTGCACGGGGTTAGCCTTAACCCTTCGCGCTTCATAACTGCTGGGTTGgcagcttgttttttttctctgtgtaaatctaatttatttccttccttcctctctctctcgacgCTCGTTGTTTGCGCCTTCTTCTATCACGAACGCTTTTCTGTCCCGAAGTCTACAAACGTTTGCCATACCGGGTTCATTGTTCCTATCGATACTGAGCGGATTCCTGTACAGTTTCCCGGTTGCACTCACGCTCGTATGCTTCTGTTCCGCGCTCGGTGCTACACTGTGCTATCTGCTGTCGCAGCTGGTCGGACGGCGGTTGGTGAAGTACTACTTTCCGGAACGGGCCCACCACTGGGCGAAGCAGGTCGATCGGCACCGGGACGATCTGCTCAGCTATATGCTGTTCCTGCGCATGACACCGTTCCTGCCGAACTGGTTCATCAACCTAGTCGCGCCGGTGATCGGTGTACCGCTGTACCCGTTCGCACTCGGCACATTCCTTGGCGTCGCGCCGCCCTCCTTCATCGCCATCCAGGCGGGCAAAACGCTCTACAAGATGACCAGTTCGAGCGACGCGTTCAGCTGGGGCTCGATCGCGATGCTGGCCGCCTTCTCCGTCGTAGCGCTCGTGCCGGTTATCTTTAAGCGATACTTTAAAACAAAGATCGACTAAAGCGTGCCCGGGGGATGGGGTTTTGCTGATGTATTTACTTCAATGCTAAAAATTCTTGCATGACGTATAGGCCCAAGCCGATAGGTTAATAATATGTAGCCAAagagataacaaaaaaaaaaacagcaactaaATTAAGTAAGGATAGCTGGGTATGTGCGCGGGCATGTTACGGTTACACGCGATTAATTCCTATTATTGCTACTGACGACGAGGATGATACGTAGttctattatttgttttggcaTGGAACCGACCGCAAACTTTACGATTTCCACATACACGCGACGCACATACGATGGGTAACGATAAGAAGGGTATGGTTTAAAACACATACCTAGGTGGATAGAAGCTAAAAGGTAAGGGAACGAATTAAATATGAACAGAAACAACAGCAGCTACTAGaacaagacacacacacacaaaacgaaagacAAAATTAGCTTACAATCTAGAGAAGCCAACTTATTAGTAGATAAaataccaaaaccatcaaacccGGTTTTCAAAAACAGAATCAGTTCAGGAATATTCAAACCAGGATATATTGTTCAGTTACTGTAGACAAGCAGGTACGAAACAGCTCAAACTCAAAATTGTCACCAAATTTACTGTCACAACTAAATTGAAATGGTGAGCAGCAAGCTGCTGCAAAAAGGGTATAggtttcggttttattttactgttcATTTGTGATGTGATCGTATCCTTTATTTAGCACGAAGAATGAAGACGAAAACGGCGATACACAACATGCGTGCATGTGTTGGAAATCGGCAAAGGAAAGATTAGTCAAACCAGTAGTGTGTAAGTAATTGGTGAAAGATGTCGGattgtataaaaaacaaaatcaaacaaacacaaaaccaagcaaaataGGGAGGCGTGCGTTACAATAAGTAATAGCTAAATGTCACAATAATGATGGCACGCAAGTAAGATAACCGGAAGGAAATGTGGAAACCCAGAAGggtgggaaaaacaaaaaaatgcaaatgggCAAATAccgcaaacacacaaaaaaaacaagtcattGAACACGTCTATCCGGCTTACGTGGGTGCGATAGTCACGCGCTTCGAGTTAGAAGATATAGGTAGACGATAATTTATTGCatagaaacaaaatacaaaattctGTGGTATAGGTAGGTTGGGTGGGAGCATGGGGTTTGCCCAACGAACCGATTGGCAGTGTGGAATATGATTTTCGCGATTATTTCCAATTGTACCATTCATAATAAATGAACCGATACGATTAACCCGGACCAAAAGCTAAAACATGTTTACTCGgttgttatgttttatttatgcattGATGTTACAAGCCAGCTTTTGTTCCTCTTATacatgctttaaattaaaaccttTGCTGTCGCTTCAGTtgtgaattatttttgaaccatttttaaCATCTCGCGGCTCGATTTGATAATGGTTGATGATCCTTCCGAATGGATGAGCTTTCGAACAATGCTGCTGTTTCGGTCGTAACTTTTGCTCTAGGTAATATCCAAACAAGATCCGCCTAAAAGAAACGTATCGAGAGTATGtaatccccaaaaaaaaaatctccagaAACCATACGTAAAAACAATGACACAATTTTATCATTAACTCGCGCAACATGCTGTCACACACATTGTACGGAtgcgtttattttgttttttttttttttggagagaaTCGGTTTTAAACTACGACTTACACCAAAAGACGCCACCGAGACACGGCGCGTCCGAGTGCGCTTCAGTTCACCGTACGAACTCGGCATGATGCGCGCGTCCTGTCTAACGGGTTGTGCCTTAACCTCGCTCAATACATACTCACCGCACATTACACTCTACTTCCGGGTTATGCACCGCCTGACGGCGCCTCAATAAATACTgggtttaaatatgttttaaaatcaatgacaaaaacaaacgaaaacgaaaacaattatGATAAcagcagtgtgtgtgtatgtgggtcAATGTGCGCGATTCGATGCTCCACATAGCCCGAAAAGGGAAATTACACGTGTGAAACGTTTTTTAAAACCTGATCATCGAACCACCGTACAGTCCCTTACTATCTCTTATCCTCGCATGACTTCGTTTTGGTGGTAACTGAATTGTCTTAaagtgattgattgattgcaaTCTTACCTTCCTCTCATTCTATCTCTCTAGCTCTCTCTcaagctctctctcttttccatTATCCTTCGGCTAGCCCGACAGGATGTTGTTTCTTCATCTACAACTAAATCTGAATGTCGACTAAATTTCTTTGTAATCGCTTTTTCTCGTCACGGGTACGCCTTCTTCATATAAATACTTGCATTCAGTCTAACCATGTGTACATATCTATGCTACatacataataataataaaacacgcAATATCGTTAGGTGTTACGTTACAGCACTATCGTTACGTGTGGATAGTGTGCATTGCGAACCGCGTAACGTATCCCCTCGAGTGCCCTTTAGGCgagttggaaaagaaaacgtaattaaatcaaaatggGCGAAAGCAACCAGTCAACTAAACCTCTTCCTAGCAGCTGAGGAAGGTTTGCTGTTGCGTATTTTGTATTTGAATCCTTTCGAAGTTATCCCTACAATGTGTTCGTACCGTCGCCCTTATCGTAATATCTCTGTCTTGCCCGGATCCGGAAAGAGTGTGCGAatttctctttctatctctctctctctttctttggTCGAGTTTTGCTAGGTTGTAAAAAGAATTACTAGTGCGTACGGGAATGAGTAGTATTGTAGGAGTATGTATTAAcgtcattcattcatttgttcgggttttttttttgtttgttacattttGAGCAACACGACTGCTCCGTCTTTACGCAACGGTGCATCAAACCTCCCACGCGCAGTAACATCCGAGTTgcagcaaaataaattattatcgaTAATGGaaaaacacgcttccacattTGGAGCGAAAATGCTATCCACCCCCTCATTTGAATCGGCTAGTAATGCTTTGCTTCCTCTTCTATCGCATTTGTTTTGGTCGTTACTGAAAGCGTGTTACGGCTAAGCGTAACGCATGTTGAATGTTATACGGCGACCTGACGTAACGTATACTGCACTGTTGACGTATACTAAACATCAACAACCGCATCATTGGTGGTAGTAGTTTCCAGCTTCTCCTGCATCTCAGCGAGCATGTCACGCATACGACGAatctgaaaacaaaaaagaaaccccaaaaaaagagTTAACACGGTTAACAGAGTGCTGTTCGCACTAGCTACGAGCACCTCTTCGTCCttctgcaacagcaacaaacgctCCGCATCGGTGAGCTCATGGTTGGACGCGGTCGATTCATGCTTCAGCTTGTTCCGTTCGCGTAGTGCGTGCTGCGATATCTGCGAAATGCACTGTGCGCGGAAATTTTCATAATGTATGTCGCGCGTCGTATCCTTCAGATCCTGCATATGCGTCGAGATGAGCATCGTGCGCAGCTTCCCCACATCACTGTATTCCGAGTTTTCCACTGCAagaggaaagaaacaaaaacctgaACGATGGCGAACGGGTTACAGACAGGTAGGTTTAGGACTTACCATCGACCACACCCCACGGATACTGGCGGCAGCGTATCTTACGACCAGCGACCTCCATCACCTGATTGCTGCCAACAACCGCGAACGGTAGGCTTGCCTTCAGTTCACGATCCTGCCGCTTAAACGCTTCGTCCTCGTCGGAATCGCAATCGGGCAACCGATAGATCTGGATACCGTGCGTCTCGATATCCTCCAGGATGCGTGCCTTCAGTGACTTTACCTCCTTCGGCGTGAGTGTGTCCGCCTTCCCGATCACCAGGATGATGTTAACCTTCTTGTGCATTCGGCGCAACAGTTCAATATCCATCTGACGCAAACTAGAcgacaaaaaacggaaagtgAAGTACATTCAAAATCATCCAAAACGTGCATAATGGGTCCCTCATCTACCACAGTATATATCAGATCAGTATGTAAAGCGTCCAGAAATAGGTACTTTACGGGctcttacaaaaaaacataaaaccaatcCTCACCTGCGACCGTACGGTGGCACAAAGTACAGCAAACAGTGTACCCGATTGTCCTGTATGTTGCGCCGGTTAAGGCCGCTCTCGTCGGTAAAGTACTGGCGGAACTGTTCGTCGATGTACTGCGTACAGACGCGCCAGCTGTCCTCGCAGTTAACCGCATCACCGAACCCGGGCGTATCCACGATCGTTAGCCGCAGCTTCACGCCCTTCTCCTCGATGTCGAGCGTTTTCTTATCGATGCGGGTCGTCTTCTCGATCCGTTCCTCCACCGGCGGTACCGTACGCTGACCGTACAGCTCAGTTAGGAAGAGTGTGTTG is part of the Anopheles funestus chromosome X, idAnoFuneDA-416_04, whole genome shotgun sequence genome and encodes:
- the LOC125760951 gene encoding transmembrane protein 41 homolog, producing the protein MAPDAIGTALYSENNNQHEKPQQRPVMMNGSPRVDERHDVANGDVQLKHNQQQQQQQPADEDRSARQSLIILAAIFFTSLFAMLYVYAMFPQLEESEKQNLKVPFDIEDAKQLGRVLDRYKDLYNVEVMFGIILVYIFLQTFAIPGSLFLSILSGFLYSFPVALTLVCFCSALGATLCYLLSQLVGRRLVKYYFPERAHHWAKQVDRHRDDLLSYMLFLRMTPFLPNWFINLVAPVIGVPLYPFALGTFLGVAPPSFIAIQAGKTLYKMTSSSDAFSWGSIAMLAAFSVVALVPVIFKRYFKTKID
- the LOC125760912 gene encoding septin-4, with the protein product MAERDYIGFATLAEQVHRKSVKRGFEFTMMVCGETGLGKSTLINTLFLTELYGQRTVPPVEERIEKTTRIDKKTLDIEEKGVKLRLTIVDTPGFGDAVNCEDSWRVCTQYIDEQFRQYFTDESGLNRRNIQDNRVHCLLYFVPPYGRSLRQMDIELLRRMHKKVNIILVIGKADTLTPKEVKSLKARILEDIETHGIQIYRLPDCDSDEDEAFKRQDRELKASLPFAVVGSNQVMEVAGRKIRCRQYPWGVVDVENSEYSDVGKLRTMLISTHMQDLKDTTRDIHYENFRAQCISQISQHALRERNKLKHESTASNHELTDAERLLLLQKDEEIRRMRDMLAEMQEKLETTTTNDAVVDV